The Motacilla alba alba isolate MOTALB_02 chromosome 27, Motacilla_alba_V1.0_pri, whole genome shotgun sequence genome includes a window with the following:
- the LOC119712248 gene encoding feather keratin Cos1-2-like: MSCYTPCRPCQPCGPTPLANSCNEPCVRQCQDSTVFIQPSPVVVTLPGPILSSFPQNTAVGSSSSAAVGSILSSQGVPINSGGFGLSGLGSGLCGFPC; this comes from the coding sequence ATGTCCTGCTACACGCCGTGccggccctgccagccctgtggccccaccccgctggccaacagctgcaatGAGCCCtgtgtcaggcagtgccaggactCCACCGTCTTCATCCAGCCCTCGCCCGTGGTGGTGACCCTGCCCGggcccatcctcagctccttcccacagaacaCCGCCGTGGgatcctccagctctgctgctgttggcagcatCCTCAGCTCTCAGGGAGTGCCCATCAACTCTGGGGGCTTTGGCCTGTCTGGCTTGGGCAGTGGCCTCTGTGGCTTCCCCTGCTGA